A window of the Corythoichthys intestinalis isolate RoL2023-P3 chromosome 6, ASM3026506v1, whole genome shotgun sequence genome harbors these coding sequences:
- the tmprss4a gene encoding transmembrane protease serine 4a isoform X3 has product MWSAASAEESTRPLNATHGVVPRPGRHRRPMTAPKTQKEKSSKTKRALLTVAAVVVLLGILITAAYFIKQLIDSKYFFCNKAFKFIPLDQTCDGKDDCKGGEDELTCLSSFTDNVTFPVRLITRQSVLQVYNPSLGWRTVCSEGWTKEHTQTACSQLGYTKEPQSTEVQVNTLPSNLKSGPFGALRLSTAKIPVHQAIFDRSACKSGAVVSLSCSDCGQGDPQYRIVGGTDAVIEDWPWQVSLQQNGQHTCGGSLVSPRWVVTAAHCFSGSKKELSRWKVVSGRTHMSMLGGSSVDRIILNGKYDPARNDYDVALMRLARPIEVGESRRPVCFPPKDFGLAPSSSMVVTGWGYLEENGNISPSLQKANIALIERRKCASPTVYGSAITSRMICAGFLEGKVDACQGDSGGPLVHFTSSKWYLIGVVSWGVGCGREGRPGVYCNVDEMLNWIHVVIEKNKQ; this is encoded by the exons AGCGCTGCGTCAGCTGAAGAAAGCACAAGACCGTTGAACGCAACGCACGGAG TGGTTCCACGGCCAGGCCGCCACAGAAGGCCCATGACGGCTCCAAAGACTCAGAAAGAGAAATCGTCTAAGACGAAGAGGGCGTTGTTGACTGTCGCTGCAGTTGTGGTGTTGCTGGGGATCCTGATCACCGCGGCGTACTTCA TAAAGCAGCTGATCGACAGCAAATACTTTTTCTGCAACAAGGCTTTCAAGTTCATCCCCCTAGATCAAACGTGTGATGGAAAGGATGACTGCAAAGGAGGAGAAGACGAACTAACGTGTTTGTCAAGCTTCACGGACAACGTTACCTTTCCAG TGCGCCTCATAACACGTCAGAGCGTCTTGCAGGTGTACAATCCCAGCTTGGGATGGAGGACCGTGTGTAGCGAAGGCTGGACCAAGGAGCACACGCAGACAGCGTGCTCGCAATTGGGATACACAAA AGAACCTCAAAGTACCGAAGTTCAAGTAAACACGTTACCATCTAACCTGAAATCTGGACCTTTTGGTGCACTCAGGTTATCAACAGCAAAAATACCTGTTCACCAAGCTATATTTGACCG GAGCGCATGCAAATCTGGAGCTGTTGTCTCTTTATCTTGTTCAG actGTGGTCAGGGGGACCCCCAGTACCGTATTGTTGGAGGTACGGATGCTGTCATAGAAGACTGGCCATGGCAGGTGAGCCTTCAGCAGAATGGGCAACATACCTGCGGGGGCTCCCTAGTTTCTCCACGTTGGGTCGTCACAGCAGCTCACTGCTTCAGTGG CAGTAAAAAGGAGCTGAGTCGCTGGAAAGTGGTGTCAGGTCGGACACACATGAGCATGCTTGGAGGGTCCTCTGTGGATAGGATTATCCTGAATGGAAAGTACGACCCAGCTCGCAATGATTATGATGTAGCACTCATGAGACTCGCCAGACCAATTGAAGTGGGAG AAAGCCGGAGGCCTGTTTGTTTTCCTCCAAAAGACTTCGGGCTTGCTCCTTCATCCTCAATGGTAGTGACCGGTTGGGGCTACCTGGAGGAAAATG GAAACATCTCTCCGTCACTGCAAAAAGCCAACATCGCTCTCATCGAAAGGCGCAAGTGCGCCAGCCCGACCGTGTATGGGAGCGCCATCACTTCTAGGATGATCTGCGCTGGTTTTTTGGAGGGGAAAGTGGACGCATGTCAG GGGGACAGCGGTGGGCCGTTAGTGCACTTCACGTCGTCAAAATGGTACCTGATTGGCGTCGTGAGCTGGGGCGTTGGCTGCGGCAGGGAGGGGCGTCCTGGTGTCTACTGTAACGTCGACGAGATGCTCAACTGGATTCACGTCGTCATCgag aaaaacaaacaatga
- the tmprss4a gene encoding transmembrane protease serine 4a isoform X1, translated as MWKQRVNKWDEALWSNSKGMGILLDWKRSRLFATFQLSKFEHGATPNVSLSAASAEESTRPLNATHGVVPRPGRHRRPMTAPKTQKEKSSKTKRALLTVAAVVVLLGILITAAYFIKQLIDSKYFFCNKAFKFIPLDQTCDGKDDCKGGEDELTCLSSFTDNVTFPVRLITRQSVLQVYNPSLGWRTVCSEGWTKEHTQTACSQLGYTKEPQSTEVQVNTLPSNLKSGPFGALRLSTAKIPVHQAIFDRSACKSGAVVSLSCSDCGQGDPQYRIVGGTDAVIEDWPWQVSLQQNGQHTCGGSLVSPRWVVTAAHCFSGSKKELSRWKVVSGRTHMSMLGGSSVDRIILNGKYDPARNDYDVALMRLARPIEVGESRRPVCFPPKDFGLAPSSSMVVTGWGYLEENGNISPSLQKANIALIERRKCASPTVYGSAITSRMICAGFLEGKVDACQGDSGGPLVHFTSSKWYLIGVVSWGVGCGREGRPGVYCNVDEMLNWIHVVIEKNKQ; from the exons AGCGCTGCGTCAGCTGAAGAAAGCACAAGACCGTTGAACGCAACGCACGGAG TGGTTCCACGGCCAGGCCGCCACAGAAGGCCCATGACGGCTCCAAAGACTCAGAAAGAGAAATCGTCTAAGACGAAGAGGGCGTTGTTGACTGTCGCTGCAGTTGTGGTGTTGCTGGGGATCCTGATCACCGCGGCGTACTTCA TAAAGCAGCTGATCGACAGCAAATACTTTTTCTGCAACAAGGCTTTCAAGTTCATCCCCCTAGATCAAACGTGTGATGGAAAGGATGACTGCAAAGGAGGAGAAGACGAACTAACGTGTTTGTCAAGCTTCACGGACAACGTTACCTTTCCAG TGCGCCTCATAACACGTCAGAGCGTCTTGCAGGTGTACAATCCCAGCTTGGGATGGAGGACCGTGTGTAGCGAAGGCTGGACCAAGGAGCACACGCAGACAGCGTGCTCGCAATTGGGATACACAAA AGAACCTCAAAGTACCGAAGTTCAAGTAAACACGTTACCATCTAACCTGAAATCTGGACCTTTTGGTGCACTCAGGTTATCAACAGCAAAAATACCTGTTCACCAAGCTATATTTGACCG GAGCGCATGCAAATCTGGAGCTGTTGTCTCTTTATCTTGTTCAG actGTGGTCAGGGGGACCCCCAGTACCGTATTGTTGGAGGTACGGATGCTGTCATAGAAGACTGGCCATGGCAGGTGAGCCTTCAGCAGAATGGGCAACATACCTGCGGGGGCTCCCTAGTTTCTCCACGTTGGGTCGTCACAGCAGCTCACTGCTTCAGTGG CAGTAAAAAGGAGCTGAGTCGCTGGAAAGTGGTGTCAGGTCGGACACACATGAGCATGCTTGGAGGGTCCTCTGTGGATAGGATTATCCTGAATGGAAAGTACGACCCAGCTCGCAATGATTATGATGTAGCACTCATGAGACTCGCCAGACCAATTGAAGTGGGAG AAAGCCGGAGGCCTGTTTGTTTTCCTCCAAAAGACTTCGGGCTTGCTCCTTCATCCTCAATGGTAGTGACCGGTTGGGGCTACCTGGAGGAAAATG GAAACATCTCTCCGTCACTGCAAAAAGCCAACATCGCTCTCATCGAAAGGCGCAAGTGCGCCAGCCCGACCGTGTATGGGAGCGCCATCACTTCTAGGATGATCTGCGCTGGTTTTTTGGAGGGGAAAGTGGACGCATGTCAG GGGGACAGCGGTGGGCCGTTAGTGCACTTCACGTCGTCAAAATGGTACCTGATTGGCGTCGTGAGCTGGGGCGTTGGCTGCGGCAGGGAGGGGCGTCCTGGTGTCTACTGTAACGTCGACGAGATGCTCAACTGGATTCACGTCGTCATCgag aaaaacaaacaatga
- the tmprss4a gene encoding transmembrane protease serine 4a isoform X4, with translation MTAPKTQKEKSSKTKRALLTVAAVVVLLGILITAAYFIKQLIDSKYFFCNKAFKFIPLDQTCDGKDDCKGGEDELTCLSSFTDNVTFPVRLITRQSVLQVYNPSLGWRTVCSEGWTKEHTQTACSQLGYTKEPQSTEVQVNTLPSNLKSGPFGALRLSTAKIPVHQAIFDRSACKSGAVVSLSCSDCGQGDPQYRIVGGTDAVIEDWPWQVSLQQNGQHTCGGSLVSPRWVVTAAHCFSGSKKELSRWKVVSGRTHMSMLGGSSVDRIILNGKYDPARNDYDVALMRLARPIEVGESRRPVCFPPKDFGLAPSSSMVVTGWGYLEENGNISPSLQKANIALIERRKCASPTVYGSAITSRMICAGFLEGKVDACQGDSGGPLVHFTSSKWYLIGVVSWGVGCGREGRPGVYCNVDEMLNWIHVVIEKNKQ, from the exons ATGACGGCTCCAAAGACTCAGAAAGAGAAATCGTCTAAGACGAAGAGGGCGTTGTTGACTGTCGCTGCAGTTGTGGTGTTGCTGGGGATCCTGATCACCGCGGCGTACTTCA TAAAGCAGCTGATCGACAGCAAATACTTTTTCTGCAACAAGGCTTTCAAGTTCATCCCCCTAGATCAAACGTGTGATGGAAAGGATGACTGCAAAGGAGGAGAAGACGAACTAACGTGTTTGTCAAGCTTCACGGACAACGTTACCTTTCCAG TGCGCCTCATAACACGTCAGAGCGTCTTGCAGGTGTACAATCCCAGCTTGGGATGGAGGACCGTGTGTAGCGAAGGCTGGACCAAGGAGCACACGCAGACAGCGTGCTCGCAATTGGGATACACAAA AGAACCTCAAAGTACCGAAGTTCAAGTAAACACGTTACCATCTAACCTGAAATCTGGACCTTTTGGTGCACTCAGGTTATCAACAGCAAAAATACCTGTTCACCAAGCTATATTTGACCG GAGCGCATGCAAATCTGGAGCTGTTGTCTCTTTATCTTGTTCAG actGTGGTCAGGGGGACCCCCAGTACCGTATTGTTGGAGGTACGGATGCTGTCATAGAAGACTGGCCATGGCAGGTGAGCCTTCAGCAGAATGGGCAACATACCTGCGGGGGCTCCCTAGTTTCTCCACGTTGGGTCGTCACAGCAGCTCACTGCTTCAGTGG CAGTAAAAAGGAGCTGAGTCGCTGGAAAGTGGTGTCAGGTCGGACACACATGAGCATGCTTGGAGGGTCCTCTGTGGATAGGATTATCCTGAATGGAAAGTACGACCCAGCTCGCAATGATTATGATGTAGCACTCATGAGACTCGCCAGACCAATTGAAGTGGGAG AAAGCCGGAGGCCTGTTTGTTTTCCTCCAAAAGACTTCGGGCTTGCTCCTTCATCCTCAATGGTAGTGACCGGTTGGGGCTACCTGGAGGAAAATG GAAACATCTCTCCGTCACTGCAAAAAGCCAACATCGCTCTCATCGAAAGGCGCAAGTGCGCCAGCCCGACCGTGTATGGGAGCGCCATCACTTCTAGGATGATCTGCGCTGGTTTTTTGGAGGGGAAAGTGGACGCATGTCAG GGGGACAGCGGTGGGCCGTTAGTGCACTTCACGTCGTCAAAATGGTACCTGATTGGCGTCGTGAGCTGGGGCGTTGGCTGCGGCAGGGAGGGGCGTCCTGGTGTCTACTGTAACGTCGACGAGATGCTCAACTGGATTCACGTCGTCATCgag aaaaacaaacaatga
- the tmprss4a gene encoding transmembrane protease serine 4a isoform X2 translates to MWKQRVNKWDEALWSNSKGMGILLDWKRSRLFATFQSAASAEESTRPLNATHGVVPRPGRHRRPMTAPKTQKEKSSKTKRALLTVAAVVVLLGILITAAYFIKQLIDSKYFFCNKAFKFIPLDQTCDGKDDCKGGEDELTCLSSFTDNVTFPVRLITRQSVLQVYNPSLGWRTVCSEGWTKEHTQTACSQLGYTKEPQSTEVQVNTLPSNLKSGPFGALRLSTAKIPVHQAIFDRSACKSGAVVSLSCSDCGQGDPQYRIVGGTDAVIEDWPWQVSLQQNGQHTCGGSLVSPRWVVTAAHCFSGSKKELSRWKVVSGRTHMSMLGGSSVDRIILNGKYDPARNDYDVALMRLARPIEVGESRRPVCFPPKDFGLAPSSSMVVTGWGYLEENGNISPSLQKANIALIERRKCASPTVYGSAITSRMICAGFLEGKVDACQGDSGGPLVHFTSSKWYLIGVVSWGVGCGREGRPGVYCNVDEMLNWIHVVIEKNKQ, encoded by the exons AGCGCTGCGTCAGCTGAAGAAAGCACAAGACCGTTGAACGCAACGCACGGAG TGGTTCCACGGCCAGGCCGCCACAGAAGGCCCATGACGGCTCCAAAGACTCAGAAAGAGAAATCGTCTAAGACGAAGAGGGCGTTGTTGACTGTCGCTGCAGTTGTGGTGTTGCTGGGGATCCTGATCACCGCGGCGTACTTCA TAAAGCAGCTGATCGACAGCAAATACTTTTTCTGCAACAAGGCTTTCAAGTTCATCCCCCTAGATCAAACGTGTGATGGAAAGGATGACTGCAAAGGAGGAGAAGACGAACTAACGTGTTTGTCAAGCTTCACGGACAACGTTACCTTTCCAG TGCGCCTCATAACACGTCAGAGCGTCTTGCAGGTGTACAATCCCAGCTTGGGATGGAGGACCGTGTGTAGCGAAGGCTGGACCAAGGAGCACACGCAGACAGCGTGCTCGCAATTGGGATACACAAA AGAACCTCAAAGTACCGAAGTTCAAGTAAACACGTTACCATCTAACCTGAAATCTGGACCTTTTGGTGCACTCAGGTTATCAACAGCAAAAATACCTGTTCACCAAGCTATATTTGACCG GAGCGCATGCAAATCTGGAGCTGTTGTCTCTTTATCTTGTTCAG actGTGGTCAGGGGGACCCCCAGTACCGTATTGTTGGAGGTACGGATGCTGTCATAGAAGACTGGCCATGGCAGGTGAGCCTTCAGCAGAATGGGCAACATACCTGCGGGGGCTCCCTAGTTTCTCCACGTTGGGTCGTCACAGCAGCTCACTGCTTCAGTGG CAGTAAAAAGGAGCTGAGTCGCTGGAAAGTGGTGTCAGGTCGGACACACATGAGCATGCTTGGAGGGTCCTCTGTGGATAGGATTATCCTGAATGGAAAGTACGACCCAGCTCGCAATGATTATGATGTAGCACTCATGAGACTCGCCAGACCAATTGAAGTGGGAG AAAGCCGGAGGCCTGTTTGTTTTCCTCCAAAAGACTTCGGGCTTGCTCCTTCATCCTCAATGGTAGTGACCGGTTGGGGCTACCTGGAGGAAAATG GAAACATCTCTCCGTCACTGCAAAAAGCCAACATCGCTCTCATCGAAAGGCGCAAGTGCGCCAGCCCGACCGTGTATGGGAGCGCCATCACTTCTAGGATGATCTGCGCTGGTTTTTTGGAGGGGAAAGTGGACGCATGTCAG GGGGACAGCGGTGGGCCGTTAGTGCACTTCACGTCGTCAAAATGGTACCTGATTGGCGTCGTGAGCTGGGGCGTTGGCTGCGGCAGGGAGGGGCGTCCTGGTGTCTACTGTAACGTCGACGAGATGCTCAACTGGATTCACGTCGTCATCgag aaaaacaaacaatga